In one window of Chloroflexota bacterium DNA:
- a CDS encoding GntR family transcriptional regulator, which translates to MPVPISEQIKGQISYAIMCGMLRPGDPLPSVRDLSEALGVSLTTIARVYRELSREELIVAKPGAGTCVADISRTNGRHRHKAALSNLQQIVDMYMRHALSLGHPLPEIRKQFLERLEVYERNGDVRHIGLVGNFAQATQLYAHDIEAMLQDLHVHVVPLLVSDLEQDLAGSLERLRHVALVITIPSRLQQVRALLEARAYHVVAVAFRPRPDTQRRIADIDPRSRIGVVATYPEFLQSLLDEVASYSLARTPVLSAVLHQEERIRDMLSHIDVLIYASGSDKVLEWVPPHIEAIEYQYQPEPDSVSRLRPLIAQMLPVRS; encoded by the coding sequence GTGCCGGTACCCATTTCCGAGCAGATCAAGGGCCAGATCTCATATGCCATCATGTGTGGGATGCTCCGTCCCGGCGACCCGCTGCCGTCTGTTCGCGACCTGTCCGAGGCCCTGGGCGTGTCCCTCACGACCATTGCGCGAGTGTATCGCGAACTGTCCAGGGAGGAACTGATCGTCGCGAAGCCCGGGGCCGGCACCTGCGTTGCCGACATCTCCCGCACCAACGGCAGGCACCGCCACAAGGCAGCATTGAGCAACTTGCAGCAGATTGTGGACATGTACATGCGCCACGCGCTTTCTCTGGGACATCCTCTGCCGGAGATTCGCAAGCAGTTCCTGGAGCGCCTGGAGGTCTACGAGAGGAATGGCGATGTGCGGCACATTGGCCTTGTTGGCAATTTCGCTCAGGCAACCCAGTTGTACGCTCACGACATAGAGGCCATGCTCCAAGACTTGCACGTCCATGTTGTACCGCTCCTGGTCTCTGACCTGGAGCAGGACCTCGCGGGCAGCCTGGAGCGCCTTCGCCATGTAGCGCTCGTGATCACCATACCTTCGCGTTTGCAGCAAGTGCGCGCCCTGCTGGAGGCCCGCGCCTACCACGTGGTCGCTGTGGCTTTCCGTCCGCGCCCCGACACGCAGCGCAGGATCGCCGACATTGACCCCCGCAGCCGCATCGGGGTTGTGGCAACCTATCCCGAATTCCTGCAATCCCTGCTGGACGAGGTCGCGTCTTATTCCCTGGCCCGCACTCCGGTCCTCTCCGCCGTTCTCCATCAAGAAGAGCGGATTCGGGACATGTTGTCCCATATAGACGTTCTGATCTACGCGAGCGGCAGCGACAAAGTCCTGGAATGGGTTCCGCCGCACATTGAGGCCATTGAATACCAGTATCAGCCCGAGCCGGATTCGGTGAGCCGGCTGCGCCCACTCATCGCGCAAATGCTCCCGGTCCGGTCCTGA
- a CDS encoding ABC transporter substrate-binding protein, whose protein sequence is MRKRVFTVLSMLVLVSLVLGACGPAATPTPAPAQPTTAPQATTAPQPTTPPPTQPPAEKTLVIAIGADATYLDPESVMNNESGFVMSCIFDGLTKYKKGTSEPGPGLAERWDISPDGKVYTFYLRKGVTFHDGTPFNADAVLKELDRVKNPDNPYYVYKQEGVHSFADFTWGIVDSYEKLDDYTVKITLKEPHAPFLASIAMVWSGIMSPAAVEKWGFDVNDHPVGTGPFKFVEWVRNDHITLEANKDYWGGAPKVDKLIFRVVPESSVRLLKLEQGEVHILADVNPDDYQRIQSNPALKLLEQPGLTINGIALIADAKPWDDVRVRQAVNYAVNKEEMNKFLYKDAAVTAATGMPPILMGYPKDLEPYPYDPEKAKQLLAEAGYPNGFKYKLLCYENPRGYNPVGIKMAVAVQEYLKEVGIELELETLEWGTFLATRRRADNKDLGMVGWSGDNGDPDNFLWEMFSTDNIPVGNTSHYSNPTLDELLRKARTVSDPAERAKLYEEACRIIHDDAPWLFINHTKHVRAIRANVEGFALNPLQMFWYMEDVELK, encoded by the coding sequence ATGCGCAAGCGAGTGTTCACAGTACTGTCCATGCTCGTCTTGGTGTCGCTGGTACTGGGCGCATGCGGTCCCGCGGCCACGCCCACGCCGGCGCCCGCGCAGCCCACGACTGCGCCCCAGGCCACAACGGCACCCCAGCCCACGACGCCTCCGCCCACCCAGCCACCGGCGGAGAAAACCCTGGTCATCGCCATCGGCGCAGATGCCACATACCTGGACCCCGAGTCGGTGATGAACAATGAGTCGGGCTTCGTAATGTCGTGTATCTTTGACGGCCTCACCAAGTACAAGAAGGGCACCTCGGAGCCCGGGCCTGGCCTGGCGGAGAGGTGGGACATTTCGCCGGATGGCAAAGTGTACACCTTCTATCTCCGCAAAGGCGTTACGTTCCACGATGGCACGCCTTTCAACGCAGACGCGGTACTGAAGGAACTGGATCGGGTCAAGAACCCCGACAACCCCTACTACGTCTACAAGCAAGAAGGTGTGCACAGTTTTGCCGATTTCACGTGGGGCATTGTGGATTCCTACGAGAAACTGGACGACTACACGGTCAAGATTACCCTCAAGGAACCGCACGCCCCGTTCCTGGCCAGCATCGCCATGGTGTGGTCGGGCATCATGAGCCCCGCCGCAGTGGAGAAGTGGGGATTTGACGTGAACGACCACCCGGTGGGCACCGGCCCCTTCAAGTTCGTGGAGTGGGTGCGCAACGACCACATCACGCTGGAGGCGAACAAGGACTACTGGGGTGGCGCGCCCAAAGTGGACAAACTGATCTTCCGCGTTGTCCCCGAGAGTTCTGTGCGCCTCCTGAAACTGGAGCAGGGCGAGGTCCACATCCTGGCCGACGTGAACCCGGATGACTACCAGCGCATCCAGAGCAACCCCGCGCTGAAATTGCTGGAGCAGCCCGGCCTCACGATCAACGGTATCGCCCTGATCGCCGATGCGAAGCCGTGGGATGATGTTCGGGTGCGCCAGGCGGTGAACTACGCCGTGAACAAAGAGGAGATGAACAAGTTCCTCTATAAGGACGCGGCAGTTACCGCAGCCACCGGCATGCCCCCCATCCTCATGGGCTACCCGAAGGACCTGGAACCCTATCCGTATGACCCAGAGAAGGCCAAGCAACTGCTCGCCGAGGCGGGATACCCCAACGGGTTCAAGTACAAACTCCTGTGCTACGAGAACCCGCGCGGCTACAACCCTGTCGGCATCAAGATGGCCGTGGCCGTGCAGGAGTACCTGAAAGAAGTCGGCATAGAACTGGAATTGGAAACCTTGGAGTGGGGCACGTTCCTGGCGACCCGCCGACGCGCGGACAACAAGGATCTGGGCATGGTGGGCTGGTCGGGCGACAACGGCGACCCCGACAACTTCCTGTGGGAAATGTTCAGCACGGACAACATCCCCGTCGGCAACACGTCTCACTACTCTAACCCGACACTGGACGAACTCCTGAGGAAGGCGCGCACCGTCAGCGACCCGGCAGAGCGAGCCAAACTGTATGAGGAAGCCTGCCGCATCATCCACGATGATGCCCCGTGGCTCTTCATCAACCACACCAAGCACGTGCGTGCGATCCGCGCCAATGTGGAGGGCTTCGCGCTGAACCCGTTGCAGATGTTCTGGTATATGGAGGATGTGGAACTGAAATAG
- a CDS encoding ABC transporter permease: protein MSRYIIRRILQMIPVLIGVSIFVFVGMHIVPGDVATLLLGDKATPESLARLQHELGLDQPMYVQYWRFITKAVRGDFGISLRTRQPAWREVMWALPMTIELSICAIIVAIIVGIPVGVLAALRQYSLFDSLSMVAVLIGVSMPIFWTGLILLMLFGGTLHWLPIGGILDDGIILRQITGIHLLDALILGDLKAFNSALRHLILPSIALGSIPMATIARMTRSAMLEILRQDYVRTARSKGLSERLVLIRHALRNALIPVVTVIGLQLGLLLSGAVLTETVFALPGLGRLAITSLLARDYAVVQAVVIVSALMIVVINLAVDLLYAYLDPRIHYT from the coding sequence TTGAGCCGCTATATCATACGACGGATCCTGCAAATGATTCCTGTGCTGATCGGTGTCAGCATCTTCGTCTTCGTCGGGATGCATATCGTGCCTGGCGATGTGGCCACGCTGCTCCTCGGAGACAAAGCGACGCCCGAGTCGCTGGCGCGGCTTCAGCACGAATTGGGACTGGACCAACCTATGTACGTGCAGTACTGGCGCTTCATCACCAAAGCCGTGCGCGGGGATTTCGGCATTTCGCTGCGCACGCGGCAGCCAGCATGGCGCGAAGTCATGTGGGCGCTGCCCATGACCATTGAACTGTCCATCTGCGCCATTATCGTCGCTATTATCGTGGGTATACCGGTCGGCGTGCTGGCCGCGCTGCGCCAGTATTCCCTCTTTGACTCGCTTTCCATGGTCGCCGTCCTCATTGGAGTCTCCATGCCCATATTTTGGACAGGGCTGATCCTGCTTATGCTGTTCGGCGGGACGCTTCACTGGCTTCCGATAGGTGGCATTCTGGATGATGGCATCATCCTGCGACAAATCACGGGCATTCACCTGCTGGACGCGCTGATACTCGGAGACCTGAAAGCCTTCAACTCGGCGCTGCGCCATCTCATACTGCCCTCTATCGCGCTGGGGAGCATTCCGATGGCAACCATCGCCCGCATGACCCGCTCGGCCATGCTGGAGATTCTCCGCCAGGACTATGTGCGCACGGCCAGGTCCAAGGGGCTGAGCGAGCGCCTGGTCCTCATCCGCCACGCCCTGCGCAACGCGTTGATCCCGGTTGTTACCGTAATCGGCCTGCAACTGGGCCTTCTGTTGTCCGGAGCAGTGCTCACCGAGACGGTGTTCGCGCTCCCCGGCCTGGGCCGTCTGGCGATTACGTCGCTACTGGCTAGGGACTATGCCGTCGTGCAGGCTGTAGTGATTGTGTCTGCTCTCATGATCGTGGTCATCAATCTGGCGGTGGACCTGCTGTACGCCTACCTGGACCCTCGCATACACTACACATAG